One Cardiocondyla obscurior isolate alpha-2009 linkage group LG02, Cobs3.1, whole genome shotgun sequence genomic window, ttaaaatctgtgaTCAAATCGGTTATAACTAAATACTTATAACAATcaactaaaaattattcttatgcCGTCCACAATCAGCATACGTGTTAAGTAAAATATGAAGCCCTATACCATTGATATTGGTATCGCATTAAAAGTGATATCTGTATCAGGATTCAAGTTTTCAAGTCTCGTAATCCTTAAGTTTCATGGTGAGATCGTATCTAAACAActtaaattcatattaaattCTCTTGCTACATCATTGCATGTGAAActatctttaatttatagtGTGAAAATATATCGAGTTTTTCACactgattatttttatatataaaaattgtatgtaaGAAAGAATTAATGAATGTCTAGTAATAATACGAAAAATCggattttattacatttattaatcattaatcgTGATTATGTGCATTTGAGTGTATATTGTCagcgtaaataatatatatgttacaaATCTGCACCACGTTACTTAAGGATTAAATTTCTGTCGTGaggtatataattattatcagtaTTGTTATTTAGATTTGAGTGCGTTTTGTTTACTTTTTAAGTAAATCCTACTTTGCCAAGTTCCGAATATATgacagttattaaattaaggcAAAGTGTTAGGTTGTTCTCTTGTCGTTAGCTCATTTGTGTAAGTCAATGGAGAACATTATGTCTAAGATTCAAATATCTTTCACGTCGACTTTATTATGCCGgtattaatactttttcttGAAAACGTTAGCTAATCACTTTGAGTGACTTCTCTATTATCAGATTATTGAGTGATCAAATATCTAACAAatcacgtaatttatttaaaaaattattcttttatttctttttgattGGCTAAATGTTTGCTTTTTCTAcataaatattctaaaaaaaatagctttaTTTCTGTTTTCAAAGCACTCAGTCTAACAATGTAATACGAGAAGCTAAATAAACCAATTTGTGATTAGAGTTTAATAGATACCAAGAAAACGGGCTGTAAGTCTGCACGCATGGAAGTATAGTATAACGAATTGTACCATATTTCGATAtaacagaaaatatatttgtctttttcaagaaaaggaaaagtaaaGTATAACATTTGAGAAGTAAAAACCTATAAATGTATGAATATTTGGATgactgaaaataaattaaagtttataaaatatatataaagtagTAAATTACTTTAGCAGAAATACTGCTGCGATTAAGTACGAGAATAATCGTCAAGACAAAGATATTACAAtgttactaaaaaataaatacgaaaattatttcttttactttataGCAATTATGTCGAATGAATTACGTGGGacaactaataaaaattaatttagaatctCGCGTAGTATGgttcatatattaattttaaaacatttaaattcattattgCTCTACGCAATAAGATACAAGCACTGCGGAAAAATaactctatttatttttaataatcgagtTACTCGTATACTATAGTTATATCAACGGAAATTgtgcaaaaaaatttgatcttGCGATATCTTTAATAAGCAGAAACCTTAAAACAACGAAATACGAATCTTATCAATTCTGGTAATTGACATGTTTGAATTGTGCTCGTTGTatttcgaattattaaaattaattgagataaAAACGTATTCaaaatgtgtatttaaatatattcttcttTGATAAGCTTTGCAATTTCGCATATTTAAGCtgaatgtattttaattcagaaaaaaatttgattatcgGTTGATTATaggcataaatttattatgatttagccaaatatttagaattatgTACGACCtttaatagaagaaaatgggatggtttatattacgtttaattattaggCTCCTAAAAACTGGGTAGATTCGCTAACTTTTTGTCATTAGTACGTGTAAGTTTTCTACATCTATACTATGCAATGCTTTCGCGTCATGTGTCTAACAGATTTTACAACAGTGTCTTATCTGTATTTGATACACAGGAATATAATCTAACAAAAATATCAGCAGACGAATTAATTGCTagtattaatatgtttttcaaCATACCCGCTTACTTTTCGATTGAGAGAATTCTCATCATGGATTTGAGCGTTCGATATAGAACGTATTCTTTTATACTTCGTGCAGTACGTGTAATTACGAAAGAAAGGAACTCACTAGACACACACAAAGTTGTTAATATTTCCTACGTTGTTACTGCGATATATGTATTTGCGTGGAGATGAATGTACGTACTACAACAGTATAAAAGACAAGAAGAGAAATGTTCgtattaaatgttataaatcatgtgtataaaaatatgtcgtATGTGCAAGTTTATTACATTGTCTGGCAGGCATACGTATGTTCGATATACAGCGATAccttcgttaaattaaatcgtactGGCCGGTTCGAAGAGTATCGTAAATGATCTTTATACTGCACCATGTATATTATATGACAAAATGCATATCAATAGATGCTTTGATGTAACTGTAAAGTGAAAAAGCGAAAAGTGTAAgcatcaaattaaattaaattaatgttgtgATGGATAAATGGAAAGTGAGAGATGGGAGAGAACTTAGTAAAATGTCTCCGGTAGCGTGCGAAAAGCATGTGTtgtcataaatataaataaattttctcttgtttGTAACATAATTGCATTATGTTAATTCGGTTAATGACATATTTTAGAGAAAACTATATATTGTTtgtcgtttaatattttaacgtcttgctataaaagaaatatgaaccattgttttattacaataaaatatctgatttattacaataatttttacaagaattaatgcagatattaaattaaatacattttggcatctctttttttatatacaatgaTTTTAAGGTTTATTTCGCTTTGAAGTAGCATTTCATTTACGATTCTTGACCTATTGGTCCAAAGAGGTAGATCGCTGGACAATTGTCGTCAGGGTTACCGAGAAATTGTGCGTATAATTCCTGATAACGTGATAAAGTCAGTCCACCGCGTCTTCTATCGTCATCCTGTcaatgtaattatacatattaaagtGGAAGAACCAATCTGCATCGTGGAAAAGCGGCAACAGTGATTTCGATTCTATCTAACATGACTCATAAGGTAGAATCGAAGATTACAATATCAAAGATTGATTTTGATTGAATTAATTcaggaatttaaaaaaatagtttattgCTATGTCATTAAgtaatcgaattattttacttacgtTTAAAAGGCTTTGATAAGCTTTATCAAGAATGTCTACATTGTCCACGGCAATTCTCGAAGCACAGTCGTATCGAAATTCTTCGGCTCCAATCACGCCATCCTCTGGTACGAACATagacattaaaaattgaaagttattcgttatttaatctattaattcagaaaataataattattttttttatctattaatctgtatttttacaagattcgtttacgttttttaatactgCACAATACCATTCATATCAAGTATTTTGAAGTGGCTATCAATGAACATCTTCATAGCTTGAGGAAAATCGTTGTAAGAGCGACCAACGCAGCTATTTTGCACagcttttttaaattcttctatTGTCACTACGCCATCCTAGGAAGAgaataattaagtatttacTTCTTTatctagataaaaaaattttttatacaatactTTAATAGAAATTGAACACAAagtcttaaatatttattctgtacta contains:
- the Scp1 gene encoding sarcoplasmic calcium-binding protein 1 codes for the protein MAYSWDNRVNFIVKFLYDIDNNGYLDKHDFECMALKMTLIEGKGEFSYSRYQENLHIMLSLWEEIADLADFDKDGVVTIEEFKKAVQNSCVGRSYNDFPQAMKMFIDSHFKILDMNEDGVIGAEEFRYDCASRIAVDNVDILDKAYQSLLNDDDRRRGGLTLSRYQELYAQFLGNPDDNCPAIYLFGPIGQES